Below is a window of Rattus rattus isolate New Zealand chromosome X, Rrattus_CSIRO_v1, whole genome shotgun sequence DNA.
tgaggtCGATTCCCAGTACCTATGTTAGGTGGCTCTCAAtcgcctgtgactccagcttcaatctatctggcctccacaggcacctgcattcCTGTGCATATAGCCACGAACAGACGCTCTCTCCTgttctgctctcttcctcctcacagtCCACGCTCCACTTCCATGCTCCAGATAACATACGCACATCACATTCTCAGCATCTGTGTTAGGATTTAGTAAACTGCCCTGCACAAATATTCAATTGAGGTTAGTCATTACTAATTTCACAGAATAAATTTCAAGGTAACTCACTGTATTTCTATCCCTGTCCAGAAATGATCtcagaattaatattttatcctTTGGATCACtttttgctaaaataaaaatgtattcccAAAGTTACTCATTACCAAAGGTGAGAAGtacaaatatgttttaattatattggAAAATTCACCATAACTAAgttctattctgttttgtttgagtaaattcagtaggatttccttctttcttatcgGCATATATTGATTATACAAAGTAGTGGTCTTTTAGTGGACTGATGTCTTCATGGgtgtatataatgtgttttaatCATAGTTACCCAATTTCCTCTCTTGTCACCCCTGAAATAGGATCCATTTTTACATTGCTCATATTTAATGCACTCTTCAGGGGTATGGTTCCTTTTAAATGCAAGGGGGAAAACCTGCATTTTACCGCACCAGGATTTTTATGTTGTATATTTTATTAGAAGTAAAGCTAGTTCATGGAATGAAACTGTCATTAGTACactttttgttcatttctgtttcaaaCGAAACTGTTGTGCCTTCACTTTGAAGGAGACTATCTTCAAGTAAACCCTGACAGCCAGTGAACTCCCAGTGATGCCGATGGAAACAGATGTTTATGTTTTTCAAGAAATCAACACAACCCTAAACTCCAAGCTCACTAAATGTAGCATCTACTTTAAAATTCCCTAAACCCATCTCATGAGCTACTGAGAAGGTTGTTTTCTGGCTAGTCTACCAAATTTGCTCGTCCTTTTTCTGTGGCCTAGAATATTGACAGCTTTTTAAAACTGACCAGGAATCTTTAGAAATGTCTTGGTGCTTTTGAAACCATCCAAATCCTTCACCATCACCATGAAGCTCTAAGAATCCTCATATCAATAGAGTTAATATCAGCTGCCGTATTCAGCTCCCTTCTGGATGGAAGCTTTTTTTAAGCACTTAGGATAATGAGTAAGAAATGTCACAGCTAAGGTCCTCCTTATCCCTTCATCCCCTTTTATAAGAGCAGAAGTTTAGCTTATGATTGTTAAGCATATACCTTGTTATTCATGAACAGAACTGTGTAAGTTATACTTGTTTGTTCATGCTTCTAATCCCAGAGCAGGAATGCCGAGATAAGACCATCACCActaggtcaaggccagcctgggccacaaagTGAATTCCAGTTTAGCCTAGGCTGGAGTGCTTCAAaataacaaagaacaacaacaatgacaaagatGTCTGAACTTTGGGCTTCTGGCTACTTCAAGTGTAGTACTAGAGCCAGCCGCCCCTGCAAGATGGTTAGAAATGCAAAACTTCAGGTCCTAGTCTAGCATCCCATTTTTTcttaggctgacctcagacttcctATGCAATCAAAGGTCAAGCCCAAGGCAGTATGCATGCCATGCAAATACTCTAaatatcaactgagctacatctccgtCCCCTTAAAACAAATTCTTAAGATTTCCACagattaagtattttttttcattttccccgATTAAGGGGGAATACTCATTCCTACACACTTGATTTTGCTCATTTTAAGTCATACCCTTTATTCATCATTCCAGAAAGCGAGTCTGTGAAATTAAAGGATTAGAGGACATAAGGCTGTTCCTTGGAGCCCCCAGGGACAGTGTGTCAAACCATTGGTTACACCCCTTCTGAAGCAACAAGCTTCTCTTTGTCACTGCAAAGTTCCTTTGTGTCCTCAGCCATGGCTTTTgtacaaagaaaacattattcAGAGGCTAATTTTGTTCTTGGAAATAATATTCATTTCAAATTAAATCAACAAATTTTAAAGctgagatattttttaatttttaagttcaaATTGTTAATTCTACCATTTGCCTTATAAATACAGTTGGATTGTATCAAAAAATTTATAGGAAGTTTTATAATtagttaagtttttaaaaacaatttaagccACACTTTTTCATGCCACAGACTTGATTTTCTAAGTGCATCCATTGTTTCCAAACAACTTCCTAAAGAATGTTGCTGATTCCAATAAATCTAGTAAAAAGACCTCTAAACAAGTTCTTTTGGAAGTTCTAATATTGTTGATAAGCAATGATTAACTGGTTATTGCAAAGCTAAAAATTGCTCACATATACATCTTCCATTAGGAGCATAAGGCTAATCAGTTAAATAACCAAATAGTTAAAATTAGACTTTAGagcaaataaacacaaagaagtcacacatgcaccacaaaaatagaaatactgTACATATTCTTTGTATGAAAGTAGAAGTTCTAAGCAGAGTATAATTTTGCCTCTCAGGTACATCTAGAAATGTCTGGAGATATTTTTGATGTTACAACCAAGTTATGGGAGGAAAACTCCTGGCATCTACTAGTATGCTACTAACGAGCCTGCAGTGCACTGGTGTTGGAGTAAAGGAACATTTCCCTTCTACTTTCTCTTTGCTGAAAATACATGAACAGTGAATAAATAGGAGAAAAGACATACACATTTATTAATGTACAAGAGGGAACAATTAAAGTACAGGGAAAATCACAATAAGGTGATCATCTACTCTCAACCATTTTCAGGGAACCAATAGGAATCGTGAACAAATTTTAGAACACTAGTAAATTATTTTTAGGGTACTTGATGGATTTAGAAAACATAGAAATGCCTGAGACAAAATCTACTTGGCCTACAGAACAGACAATGGTTTGTAAATGCTTCCCTTTCGACCATGGAGTATGATTGAAGTAGAAGATAATGTTGAAAGAAACACGTGCAGAACAAATAAAGCTAATAAGTCCAGAAAGGTTACAGAATAGATAAATAGGATATTTTTAGCTGATTATGAGGTCAGCTGTGGATTTTCAGTTACTTTTTCCTCAGTTTTCtttgagcatttttattttaaaatggtctcatatttttctatatttacaaTGAACAAtccaaaaaatgaaatttaaaaattagccaGATACACTTGCACACTCCTATAATTGCATCAGTGGAGAGGTAAAACCTGGAGGATCAGGACATCAAGGTCGTGCTTGATTACatgacaagtttgaggccagcttgcactatataaaatcctgtctcaacatcCTCCCTCTCAAAATACACTtacaatagtaacaaaataaaagcaaagcaataaaaataaagcacatactcttaaaaataaaatattattgaaagaaattaaaattaaataaatggtcATACCATGTCAATGAACTGGAAGAATTAATCTAGTTAAGAAGGCAATGACCCTCAAATTGACAAGTAGATAAGTGCTGTCCCTGTCTAAATCTAGGCTTTACAGAAATTGAGCCTAAGACTCCTATAGAAATGTAAATGACCAGGTATATACTCCAAGAAACAATCTTCAATAAAAGAGCAAATTTGAACtaaacttttataattttaatacttaCTACAAAACAATCTTAACCAACACTGTCTGGTAGtgacaaaaagacaaaatgaatcagcagaaaataatttatagtcTAGAAGGAAATCCCTACAATTAGGGTCAATTGAGTTTTAGAAAAGCAGGCAAAATTATTCTATAGGCAAGACTAACCTTTAACACAACAGTTGTACAGGAATAGCTGGATATCAACATCTAAAAGAATTAAGTTAGATCCCTAATTTATACCACATAACTGCAAACGGATCAAAGAATTAGATGTAAAAATTAAATGCTAAAAGTATAAAGCTCTTAGACGAAAGCAGAgacttagtttctttctttagtgagaagtttggtttctttaaaaacacagaaatattgtaagaatatattttcatttgaaatccAGGAATGGGTTATGGGGTTGcctcagactgtccacagcagctgactatgatttgccccaTACTCAAGCAAGGGTGTGATTTTTTGACACCTGCAGTtagtttctgtggttttttttttgttgttcttgttgttgttgttggtggtggtgtgtgtgtgtgtgtgtgtgtgtgtgtgtgtgtgtgtgtgtgtgtgacttttagaaatttggggacttttcagagggtgtataaatgctaAGGCCCCTAGACATTTTGTGGGCTGTTTGTTGGTTGGTGTTAGTCACAGTTTAAGTActtgtgctcaaagaagaaacaactcGAAGAATAAATTAGATATCCTGAAGGCAAAGATCAAATTTGCCCCAGGGAACTTAccgcccctaatcagcaggataTAGTCTAAATGTAATGTTGCCCCCTTTCCCTCTATTCctactccttttcttttctatctagTGTTAGTGAGGAAGAAAAAGGgtggagaagagtagaagaaagaacccacaaaatagcaAAAGACCAGCTACACTTttcagtctttttaaaacattgattgATTTACTTAACTGTGtggctatgtgtatatgtgcattatGCACCTACACACTCACCTGTGCtcatgtgtggagaccagaggacaacatGCCCCCAAGTTGTTATCTTCTTCTATCATGGGATCGAACTTTAGTTGTACAGCTTAACAGCAAGAGcctgtatctgctgagccatcttgtcaagTCAAATCTTCCCTGTCTTGAACTTGACATGATTTCTTCTGCATAAAACCCAGAAGTACAAgcaatatcaataaaataatatatgcatTAGACTTCGGTAATATTATAAACAATTGCACTTTAAAGGATATTATTAAAATGAGGAGATAGTACATAGAATGAGAGCAAAAAGTTGCACATCATGTATCTTGAAAGAGGCTTacatactgaaaataaaacagaactctTATAGCTCAATAATAAGacaacttaatttaaaaaatggacaaAAGATCTGAATAGACAACTCTCCAGAGAATAGCCAATGAACACAGAAACAGTTGTTTATGATCAttaatcatcaaggaaatgcaaatcaaacacaTACTGTTTTATGCTCACTCACGTGGCTATGGTTAGGAGAGATAGTGACTaatggtgaagatgtggagaaattgAACTATTCATGTGTTACTGGCAGGTAAGATGCCACAACTTCTTAAGAATCCCTTTGGAGATCCCTAAAAAAGCTTTAAGTACAGTTACTGTACAATCCAGTAATTCTAGGCTTTGGTATATACTTAAAAGAAATGTAAGCATACATTCACACTAAAACTTGTATTTATAGATTCATGGAAGCCTTTACATAAGAGTCTTGGGCTCAATTTCTGTAAAGTCTAGATTTTGACAGGGGCAGCATTTTGATCTACATGTCAATTTAAGGGTCATTGCCATCTTAACAACATTAATTTTTCCAGTTCATTAACATGGTGTGGCCACAGTTATTTTATGGCATGAATATTTTGAAGCCTCTAAGACTGCCTTCAGTGACACACCTTCCAATCCTTCCTAAagagttccatcaactggggaccaagaattcaaatatatgagcctatggggcgaTTCTGATTCAAACCATTacactcctttcctctcttccttccattctctatttctcccttcctttctcctttccttcttccttctcgccttcctctcaccctccagtccttatttcttcctcttcctccctttcatcctccgttctttctttttcttttggcattCCCATTCTCCTATCATGTCTTCCCCTCTTAGTCCTCAGATTCTTCATGAGTAACTGCTAGGGGCCAAGCACTAATTCTTTTCTTAACCATTTATTTTATGGTCTCAGTGCTCTGCCCTTCTCTTCATCTCAGATCCCAGACTTTTTTGGCATGCCCTAAAGTAATTATTTCAAGCCTCTTGTCTtccctccttcttaaaagagtaATAAAAGGCAAAAACGTTGCCTTTCTGTTTCCTATCTGTGGTGAGACTTCTGatcactttctttaggtaagTGTCTTTCTTACCTTTCTTTTAAATGACAATGAATAGAATGGAAGTAGTGGCAAAACTTTATTACCCAGCATACCTTGTAGCTGGGGTTGAGCAGTGCAATGTAAAGGGAAGTTGCTGGGTGGAGTGTTCATGAAGTCCTTGTAGAAGATGATAGAATCTATTACCTGTCTTTCGCTTCCTCTTTCTATCTTGCTTTCTGGGGTTAAACAGATGGCCTGTAATTGTCTTCTACTTTGGCAATTCTGCAATATTATTCCGTCTGTTAAATACCATTGAAAATGCTACTGGCGATTCCTGTAATGGTTGCATTCAGTCAGACTATGTCATGAGTAACCTCTTAGCCTCAGCATCTGGAAGTTCCAAAGAGAATATTTCACGTTGGATAGAATTTTACATATCCCATTGTTTTGGCAGGTTCAGCCCTCTAGATCCTAACatcatgaattcatttttaacACAGTTGATCTTAGTCCTTTCTTCGCTGCTTTTGATCCTGTCTGGCGTTGAAGCAGTCGAAGCTGGAGATGTGACTGCACTCTTATTAGGTGTGGTTCTCAGTGTTACAGGCATCTGTGCTTGCTTGGAGACATATGCAAGAAAGCAAAATGGACAGATAGGACTTCGAAGGACTCTTCTGAATTAGACTTCACCCTGACCATTGTGCTGAAAACCCTTGTGCTATTGAAGCTGAACCCAAGATTTGatctctcctgttctcagcaAGAGGGTTACAGTTAACTGAGAGTTAATACCCTCAGTTAAGCGGATGCTTACCTGTTCATAGTTATTTCTCCTTCCATGGGAGcagaagagagtggagagaggCTCTTAACAACAAAGAGTGCACCAAAAATGTGGCCCATAATTTGTATTTGCTGCTTGGGAGGGGACTAAAGTGAGAGGGCTTAAGTTTGCAAAAGTACTATTTCATACTTTGAAATTGTCAAAGCACATGAAATTGCAACATGGAAGTGTTTACTCAGAATCTAGTAAATTAACATCGTTATTATAATCACTGCCTCTTGCATTCGGGgggtttttctctctcatttggGGGGTTGGATTcggttttggatttgttttttgttgttactgttttctttctaatgCTTCTGTGTTTATCTAGTTGATATTGTACTTAGAGTTTAATAGCCAAAAATTGAAACTTTTAACTCTgagaagaaatttaataaaaatgtactaaacacaaaaaagaaaatgctactgGCTTGTACATCTATTTACTTAAATGATCATTAattctttcaaatgaaaattttaaaaattgaaaaacaagtATCTATGTTTAATACCCCATTTGATTGGTTTTCACACAAACTCTATCTCTTCAAAACTGTAATATACTTGTAATATgcactcttttcttctttcctttctctctttttactcATTTCTTAGGCAAAGTCTtatgtagctcagtctggccttgaactcacaaagtagcCGAGGATGATCTTGAATCCTGTCACACCCAGCACTCGTGcttccacttccccagtgctgggatcacaggtgtgcaccaccttgcCCCCAGTTTTATTcagttccagagatcaaactcagggcttcacgAATGCTACGCAATCACTTGACCAattgagctacaaccccagcctgTGTTTGGGCACTCTTTataatctgtgttttctgtttatttcctctGCTAAGGAAATACAAATCTAGAAGTGGACTTTGATAAGGCACAATTATCTtaacatacacatgctcacagcAGAATGCAATCCAGGAGGCAAATCGGTGCCTGGAGCATTACAGCTCTAACAAGAAGCTATCGCTGCTTAGTCACGCAGTTGAAAAACGTCAATCCTATCAACTTGGAAACTATATGTAAGAATTCCAGTGGCTAAGAAAATATGAATCACGAGGGCTGGGAAAAGGAAAACTGGATTACATTTATATGATTTCTTTTGAGAAACCTATTATATGTGTGGGTGCCTTACACATCATTTGATATTGAGTTATGTCTAGAGATAAAGCCTCCCAGGACAAGTagttaaatatgttttattactTAACCTCTAAGAACATGGGAGCCATTGTGAAACTGTAATTCAAGGCTAGATTTCTAATCTCTGCTCTCGTTTCAAACACATGTTAATTTACCCGAACACAAGATCATTTATCCATCTATAAAAATACATCCTAAATGTTCAAGTTTTCCAAAGAGCGCATTTGAGTTGCAAAACACCTAGAACTAccaatgggggtgggtggggtgggggaatccTCCTCCACAGGCATTGCAAAAGCCAAGGGCAGCTCCTCACTGAAAGTTGCCTCATCACATTTTCCGAAATGCCCCCcaaatgtttattttggtttaaatgGATAAAAATTGCCTGCTGGTTACTATAATGTGTGCTTGTGTCAGACTGAATACCAGCCCTTGAGAGTTTCTTACTGCACATTAATGAATAAGAAGCAGAAATCCCATGGACCAACTccgtgtttgtgagtgtgtatacagCCAATGTAGACGGCCCTGGAGCCAGACTTAAAACAGGCTTAATTCACACTTAAGATCTGAAGACTAGGCAACGCTCTGTGTAACAACAGCTTCTCTCAGACAAAGCCAAAAAGTTTAAAACATACACACTCCTCAAAGATGGAAGTAAGTAGGAATTCGTGTGGCTAGGATCTGTAGTGAACAGTTTTGAGACCAAATACTACCTTATTGGGCAGAATCTCAAAGGGAAATAGAAAGCATCCTCAGCTGAAGTCTGTAAAGACCACTGATCAAGGAAACCCTagatggggggaggaagggttCATGTCGGCATACCCAGGAACATACTAAACACTTGCCCTCCCTGATGCAGAAAGCTGGAGCTATGAACAGAGGTTGAGTTATAATTGTAAAGGGAGACCAACTTTCCCCATCCCCAGTCTCTTCCAATCTCCTGTGGTGAATCCCATTAGCCGAAtccaaacaaaatcccaaaactAAAGGCAAAGGGATCAGGACACAGAGCAGGGACCCAAATTGGCCAAGTTAGAGACAAGAAGGGATTAAATCAGGATATCAGAGTgtcacaaaatataaaagaatagaaacaatGATCTCCAATCATTGACTTGATGATTAAATGAAACAGGGCATATATACTATGGATCGCAGTCCTATCAGAAGAAGGCTCAATTAACGATAGCCAGTGGACTTGTTTGcacttctttgttctgtttttgagatagggtctcatgccAATCAAGTTGTACTGGATCTTTATATGAAGCTGAGGACCTTACACTCCTTAGCTTCctatctcttcctcctgagtgctaggattaccagAATGTGCCACCACCCAGCATTTATGtagtactgagaattgaacccaggactttgtacaTGCCAGGCAAATACTCTCTCAACTAAGTTACATCTTCAGTACCTACATCTACACATACACCTACATCTACAGTGTTGTTATTGCATACACTATTACCAATGTGTAATAAGTTGTGGACAGCAGTCAACAGTAATATTTATAACCTCTTGTACGTGAGCCTTAAAGCTGACTCACCTAGGTGTCTTTTTCCATTGAACTGTGTGAGTTGCATAATAATAATGTGATGCGCCAGACAGCAGCTTCTTCACATGTAAAGCTATATACTGCCAAAATccattggaaaaataaaacacaaaccaaTGAATGCAAAGGAACCCTCCcccctaaaaaacaaacaaacaaacaaacaaacaaaaagaaacaggaaaaagaatatgTCAAACACCCAAAGTCGAGTCCAGATTTTTTTCAGAGCATTTGATTATAATTCCAAATCCTCACATTAAAATTTCTGAAAACAAATTAACATTGCTGAAAAAACAAATACGAAGCACATAGAGCCACTGAAACAAACAGCCTGTCTTGAATACAAACACGTACACGCAAGAAATTTATGGCTTTGTTAGATTGACAGTCCCTTTTTGGGTCACATTTGTCTAAGAGACTTCTGAAACATCTGAGGCTATTGATGTTGCCCTTGgttaaaggtggaaggaaagttCCTGCTGATGGAGACACAGTGAACTTCAGACACATGCCTCAGACATTCATGTGCTAAACTAACTTGAAAGTCCCTGAGGAAAGCTATGTAGTAACAGAAGGCACATGCatgcttccaaaggagggaattATCCAATGGTTATTATACTGAACTATGATACCTATGGACCGCAACTATGACAAACAGCacgacagcccttaaggctgagGTAGTGCTAGCtataccttggcagtaaccaacaagTCGATAATAGAACTAAAGAACTGTTGAAGGGGGAGGGGTCATACCTGATACTGGAAACTTTGCTAGCTACCCAGGGTTTGTAAAGTCTTGGGTCTTGTGGTGGTACACACTAGTAGGATTTGttgaaggagacagaagcaagagggtCACCAGTAAGAGTCCAAATCATTACAGGTAGACTCATAAAACATTCATGTATCCTACCATCTTCAGGTAGGAAAATTTTTTCCCACCTGCCTTTGATGTCTGAAGTTCTTCTCCAAAAGAACACAGCTTTCTGTTGCTAAGTGAAGATTTGAGGGGGAAAGTGCCCCTGGGAAAAGATCATGTTGGCCAAGAGTTCAGTTGTTTCTTGAGAAGCAAGTATTGGTGGAGGGAGAAGGCATGTAGGCCCTGCTGAGACCTATGGAAGCAGGAGCAATGGCAATGTTCCCCGACAGCCATGCCAGAATGGGAAAGGCTGTCACAAGGCCTTTGCTGAATTGAGACAGTTGTGATTAATGGCAATCTGAGATAGTACAGCTGATGGGACCAAAACAGCTTTGAGTGGAGGAAAGGTCAGTGGCCAACAAGTCAGTTCCTAAAAGATGAAGCCAGTGGAAAAAACTGAAATGGAATTTTAGTTGTATCCTGGGCATGGTAATATAGAgatgtaaatataataatatatgttgATAGAGGTAGAGACATTTGGACGTCTGATTGgatacaatatatacacacaaaaaaatgaaacactaaatacacagaattcttttattctctaaactatatgtatatgtcataAAACTGATTATTAAATCATTTATTAAATAgtcctaatttatttttcttttattgaaagtagatttttttttcatacaatagtctgattacagtttcctccACCTcaactcctccaagatcctcCTCACCCGCCCTTTCAACCAAATCCACATGTATCTATTTTTAGCAAATCTTAGTAgggtcttctccttccttccttccttccttccttccttccttccttccttcctccttcctcccttttttctttatttccttctttccctttgagATATGTTCTcatatagctctggctggtcttgaactcactttgcagtcaaagatgacattgaacttctgatcctctgcctctacctcctgagtgttggactATAGGCATGTGCCATTATACTTGTTTTATGCAATGCTAGAAATCAAATCCAGGATTTTCTGCATGATCGGTAGGCATtctgtcaactgagctacacccacagCCTgtggctggtttgtttgtttgtttgtttgtttgtttgttgacacTGGCTGTtatgatttaaaatagaaaacaaaatcaagattcttcttccaggagctggggatgtagctcagtggaagagtgcttgcctcctATGTAATAAGGTCCCATCCTCAGCACTACAAAGACATTCTAACACCTCTGTGTAAATTATAATCTCAGCTAGTATATTGTGTCCATATGGCTGATACATATTTCAGCTTTTATTAAACATTGGTATTTGGAGATTTTCCGAATCTCAtaattctaagatttttttttaatatttaacatttactttTCAAGCCTTAATGTTGAAAATCACATGGTCAAAGCACATTGATATACTTGAAATCAATCATATATATGAAACCAATCCTACTGTACAAAATTAGTGCCTTGATGTTTTAATTTTGGGTGTGTatgatgtgtttgagtgtgtgagtgcaggcatTCACTATGCGTGTGtcaaggtcagagggcagcctccAATGACGGTCCTTGACTTCCATCTTGTTTGTGGCAGAGTCTCTTGTGGCAGGTCTCTTGTTGTTTCTTACTGTGCTCACTAGGCTAGCTGGTCTGTGGGCGTCTGGAAAGTCTTCTCTATTTGCCTTATGAACACTGGGGTTATAGAAACACTACCAATTCTCCATTACATGGAGTCTGGGGAAGTCTGGTCCTCAACCTTGGACAAGTGCTTGACTCACTGCACCGTATCATTGGGtcatgcttttttaattttttttttaaatgtgttcttcTTCAATCCAAAGAGATTAACAAACATCATTTGGCCACATTTCAGTTTCAATAGtatattctaattttttatttccataatatCCTCTTCTTTTGtgcttcaatttatttttatatacataactTTGTTCATTTATCCAATAAATCAACCATCTTTAATGTAGAAATATTCCTTTCTTATGAAGATGAAAAATGTATCGATACCTCAGTAAGAATATCATTGATAGAAGCCCAagctcttaaaaatatatttcctagaTCCTTAATTAATTACAAAAGTTTGTTTGTTCAGCAGACAACTCCAAAAACGCTTTTGCATTTGAAAATGTTCATGGATCTGaacattttcctcattttcttaacTTTCAAATgttctatttgtctgtctgtctctgtctgccttctaGTGCTGATTATTAATTCCAGATCTTGTGTATGTTAAGCATCCATCCCCTCCTTAAACTATATAATCCACTCCcggattatttatttaattcttattatttttgtgtgctaGTATATACTAAAACCTACTGAAAAAGAATTTTGAACCTTGGTATTGcccattttaataaaattctccATAAAATTCCTTAGATTTTCTTaagatatatataataatattttggtGAGCCCAACCTCTACAGAATTTGAATATAgcaaattagttaattaaaaggGCAAATACTATACTTTAAGGATTTTACTTCAGGAGTTGTTACACATGTTTGCAATAGGACAGAGGGTAAACTCAATTTGTAGTGGTtttaaaacagagtctcactTAGCCTAAGATGACCTTAAACTGTCTATTtagcaaggatgaccttgaacttatgaccctcctgcttctacctgcACTGTGCTTGTATGGCGTGTGTGCATTGCCACACTCAGTACTGGAGGTGCTGGGCATGGAGTTCAAGGCTTTGTGCATCCGGCAAGCACTCCATCAGGTGAGACAGATCTCCAGCTTCCAGAAAGTAAACTCTTTTAGGATTTTTGAGTCAGACATTCTGTTGCTGTGGGCGAAAACAGTGACAAACTAGACACGAGTGTGTATGGAGATGTGTCAGTGCAACATTTAATTTGTCAATTCTGGAATTTGAATTTTAGTTCATTTCTGCAGGtgaaaatgttattctttttcacTTCAGCAGCTGAGCTTAATTAAACAGTGGGCCAAAGTTTGCCCCTTATGCCCAGGTAGCAATCTCTGTTTTGCctgatttattgttttattacatCATCCGAAGAGAATTGAATACAGTGCTTTATTTCTGAATTAGCCTATCCATAAACCTTTCTAAAATGTTGGCTAAAGcaccattatttttaataggcAATAAAGTTTTCCTGaaaatgtttgtcttttaaataacttttagc
It encodes the following:
- the LOC116887818 gene encoding small integral membrane protein 30-like, producing the protein MNSFLTQLILVLSSLLLILSGVEAVEAGDVTALLLGVVLSVTGICACLETYARKQNGQIGLRRTLLN